One segment of Vibrio gazogenes DNA contains the following:
- a CDS encoding YigZ family protein: protein MNDQPYAVPAIPVRYDEEIKKSLFMTFLQHTPGIESSKSFIEQIKHQYPDARHHCWAFVAGRPEDSMKWGFSDDGEPSGTAGKPILAQLSGAHVGEITAVVVRYYGGVKLGTGGLVKAYGGGVQQALKQLQTIEKKITKRLNLALDYGLIPLAQSVIQQFGAQALEAQYLQRVVITIEIEIRYIDEFIQVITNKSSARVLVSSDDELIN from the coding sequence ATGAATGATCAGCCTTATGCAGTTCCGGCAATTCCGGTCCGTTATGACGAAGAGATCAAGAAAAGTCTGTTTATGACTTTTCTTCAGCATACGCCGGGGATTGAATCATCCAAGAGCTTTATTGAGCAGATTAAACATCAGTACCCTGATGCCAGACATCATTGTTGGGCTTTTGTCGCCGGACGACCGGAGGATTCAATGAAATGGGGATTTAGTGATGATGGCGAACCATCCGGAACGGCAGGGAAGCCGATTTTAGCGCAGTTGTCGGGGGCACACGTCGGAGAAATTACCGCGGTAGTGGTTCGCTACTATGGTGGTGTTAAGCTGGGAACCGGTGGTCTAGTTAAAGCTTATGGTGGCGGTGTTCAGCAAGCGCTTAAGCAACTTCAAACTATCGAAAAAAAAATCACCAAGAGATTAAACTTGGCGCTAGACTATGGGTTGATTCCTTTGGCTCAATCCGTTATTCAGCAATTTGGTGCTCAGGCGCTAGAAGCACAGTACCTTCAGCGGGTTGTTATCACGATTGAGATTGAAATTCGATATATTGATGAGTTTATACAAGTGATAACCAATAAAAGTAGTGCAAGAGTTCTCGTAAGTTCAGATGATGAACTAATCAACTAA
- a CDS encoding TrkH family potassium uptake protein produces the protein MQFRSIIRIVGLLLALFSVSMLAPALVALIYRDGAGVSFVTTFFVLLLCGAVIWFPNRNHKHELKSRDGFLIVVLFWTVIGSAGAIPFFISDNPNISLTDSFFESFSALTTTGATVIVGLDELPKAILFYRQFLQWFGGMGIIVLAVAILPVLGIGGMQLYRAEIPGPVKDTKVTPRIAETAKALWYIYLGITLICAFLYWLAGMTFFDAICHSFSTIAIGGFSTHDASMGYFNSQAINLITVVFLLISSCNFTLHYAAFASGGIHPKLYWKDYEFRTFLFIQAILFVTCFSVLLLHQQSGSVAEVFDKALFQSVSVSTTAGFTTTGFSDWPLFLPVLLLFSSFIGGCAGSTGGGLKVIRILLLTLQGGREMKRLVHPRAIYPIKLGDKALSPRVIDAVWGFFSTYTLVFVLCMLALIATGMEELSAFSAVAATLNNLGPGLGEVAVHFGDINDKAKWILIISMLFGRLEIFTLLVLFTPAFWRN, from the coding sequence ATGCAATTTCGTTCTATTATCCGTATCGTCGGATTACTCCTTGCCTTATTCAGTGTTTCTATGCTGGCGCCTGCGCTGGTGGCTTTGATCTATCGTGATGGTGCCGGCGTTTCGTTTGTGACGACTTTTTTCGTTTTGCTCCTTTGCGGTGCTGTTATCTGGTTTCCGAATCGTAATCATAAACATGAATTGAAATCTCGTGATGGTTTTTTGATTGTCGTTTTATTCTGGACCGTAATTGGGAGTGCCGGGGCGATTCCATTTTTTATTTCGGATAATCCGAATATTTCTTTGACGGATTCTTTTTTTGAATCTTTTTCAGCTCTGACAACCACCGGAGCGACCGTTATCGTCGGCTTAGATGAGCTTCCTAAAGCCATTTTGTTCTATCGGCAGTTTCTACAGTGGTTCGGTGGGATGGGGATTATTGTCCTAGCCGTTGCGATTCTTCCTGTTCTTGGGATCGGTGGGATGCAGCTCTATCGGGCTGAAATCCCCGGTCCTGTGAAAGATACCAAAGTCACGCCACGAATTGCAGAAACCGCGAAAGCGCTTTGGTATATCTATCTAGGAATCACGCTCATCTGTGCTTTTCTGTATTGGCTTGCGGGGATGACTTTCTTTGATGCGATATGCCATAGTTTCTCTACGATTGCGATCGGTGGGTTTTCTACGCATGATGCCAGTATGGGGTATTTCAATAGTCAGGCCATTAACCTGATAACGGTTGTTTTCCTGCTGATCTCTTCTTGTAATTTTACGTTACATTATGCGGCCTTTGCTTCCGGCGGTATCCATCCCAAGCTTTACTGGAAAGATTATGAATTCAGAACGTTTTTGTTTATTCAGGCGATCCTGTTTGTCACTTGTTTTTCTGTTTTACTGCTTCATCAGCAATCCGGTTCAGTCGCTGAAGTGTTTGATAAAGCACTATTTCAGAGTGTCTCCGTTTCAACCACGGCCGGATTCACGACCACGGGGTTTTCTGACTGGCCACTTTTTTTACCGGTATTGTTGCTCTTCTCTTCATTTATTGGCGGGTGTGCCGGGTCTACGGGCGGTGGATTGAAAGTGATTCGGATTCTGCTATTGACCTTGCAAGGTGGGCGAGAGATGAAACGTCTTGTTCATCCTCGGGCCATTTATCCAATTAAGCTCGGAGATAAAGCTTTGTCTCCACGAGTTATTGATGCCGTATGGGGGTTCTTTTCCACCTATACGCTGGTTTTCGTTTTATGTATGTTGGCTTTAATCGCGACAGGGATGGAAGAGTTAAGTGCATTTTCGGCTGTTGCAGCGACACTCAATAACCTTGGTCCGGGGCTGGGAGAAGTTGCTGTCCACTTTGGTGATATTAATGATAAAGCAAAGTGGATTCTGATTATTTCGATGTTATTTGGGCGATTAGAAATCTTTACATTGCTTGTTCTATTCACTCCTGCATTTTGGCGTAATTAA
- the hemG gene encoding menaquinone-dependent protoporphyrinogen IX dehydrogenase: MKKVLCLYSTREGQTKKIVEHIIAQLENYQCEYVDLHLNPKLNLALYDKVLVGASIRYGRLNKALYQFIDQHHQQLDESEAAFICVNLTARKEEQKKDTPEGSAYIQTFLRKSLWQPQMIGVFAGALRYPRYRFFDRFMIRFIMKMTGGETDTSKEVEYTNWNKVEIFAQAFKNL; the protein is encoded by the coding sequence GTGAAGAAAGTTCTCTGTCTGTATTCAACCCGAGAAGGACAGACCAAAAAAATTGTTGAACATATTATCGCGCAGCTTGAAAACTATCAGTGTGAGTATGTTGATTTACATCTGAACCCAAAACTCAATTTGGCGCTTTACGATAAAGTATTAGTCGGTGCTTCGATTCGCTATGGTCGATTGAACAAAGCACTTTATCAATTTATCGATCAACATCATCAACAGTTAGATGAATCAGAAGCTGCTTTTATTTGTGTCAACTTGACCGCGCGAAAAGAAGAACAGAAAAAAGATACACCGGAAGGGAGTGCTTACATTCAGACTTTTTTACGTAAATCTCTCTGGCAACCTCAAATGATCGGTGTTTTTGCGGGGGCATTACGTTATCCAAGATATCGTTTTTTTGATCGGTTCATGATTCGATTCATTATGAAGATGACTGGTGGTGAAACCGATACATCAAAAGAAGTCGAATATACAAACTGGAATAAAGTTGAAATTTTTGCACAAGCATTTAAAAATTTGTAG